One Hordeum vulgare subsp. vulgare chromosome 4H, MorexV3_pseudomolecules_assembly, whole genome shotgun sequence DNA window includes the following coding sequences:
- the LOC123450971 gene encoding uncharacterized protein LOC123450971 has translation MADYGYTDGGGGKESVEEKGRQWPPAPPAYGYPDGEDERPPYVLIDPCAYFADRDNATTAVCEMDGLSLTGRLKVTFCAVAPPLVSYFCVHATRMDHTEFPVTPYILATETDGGLVLLCVATRDGDHHSDFLRPRNCHYFVYDALSRKLDRLPLPGFQHRLNEPSLAIMRKPSKNTRSSPHPHGHGHGDAEAEAHHFVVAAQSYSFWRGKSPHLCIYDSATKTWSNKPVVMGSSYPEVHITGKTLTIGGSNGTVVWVDLWRNIVFCDVLVKRPKLGYLKLPSAPDMEPPFEGRSLRDIAVVGDTIKYVDMLPHPDVSPSLHWMATAWSIKKARRSWPKEWHMECKLDSTRIMVDAARTVATFPTSLSSLCVGLPTLSLQNDAIVYLLAKIDFSPSQHTAWVLAVDMENETAEQVVEFPAERTYCVAQGYDASRISAYLQPTPGTHQTSKRPGVPLLKCPSKKHIKDVEDPEEDDAMVISYS, from the exons ATGGCCGATTACGGCTacaccgacggcggcggcggcaaagAATCGGTCGAGGAGAAGGGCAGGCAGTGGCCACCGGCTCCTCCCGCCTACGGCTACCCCGACGGCGAGGACGAGCGGCCGCCGTACGTCCTCATCGATCCGTGCGCCTACTTCGCCGACCGGGACAACGCCACCACCGCCGTCTGCGAGATGGACGGCCTCAGCCTCACCGGCCGCCTCAAGGTCACCTTTTGCGCCGTCGCCCCGCCGCTCGTCTCCTACTTCTGCGTCCACGCCACCCGCATGGACCACACCGAGTTCCCCGTCACGCCCTACATCTTGGCCACAGAGACCGACGGCGGCCTCGTCCTCCTATGCGTCGCCACCCGCGACGGCGACCATCACTCCGACTTCTTGCGCCCCCGAAATTGCCACTACTTCGTCTACGACGCCCTCTCCCGCAAACTTGACCGCCTCCCGCTCCCCGGCTTCCAACACCGACTCAACGAGCCCTCGCTCGCCATCATGCGCAAACCCTCCAAAAACACACGCTCCAGCCCCCatccccatggacatggacatggaGACGCGGAGGCCGAGGCCCATCACTTCGTCGTTGCCGCACAATCTTACTCTTTCTGGCGTGGAAAATCTCCTCACCTCTGCATCTATGACTCTGCTACAAAGACCTGGAGCAACAAGCCGGTGGTCATGGGTTCATCGTATCCAGAAGTACACATCACAGGCAAGACACTCACCATCGGAGGAAGCAATGGCACCGTGGTTTGGGTGGATCTCTGGCGCAACATCGTCTTCTGCGACGTTCTCGTCAAACGCCCCAAGCTTGGCTACCTGAAGCTGCCGAGCGCACCCGACATGGAGCCACCTTTCGAGGGAAGGTCTCTTCGCGACATTGCCGTCGTCGGCGACACCATCAAGTATGTTGACATGCTGCCTCACCCCGACGTAAGCCCCTCCCTTCATTGGATGGCCACGGCATGGAGCATCAAGAAGGCCCGTCGGTCCTGGCCCAAGGAATGGCACATGGAATGCAAGCTCGATTCCACCCGTATAATGGTTGATGCGGCTCGTACCGTCGCTACCTTCCCAACCTCCTTGTCGTCTCTTTGCGTTGGCCTGCCCACACTCAGCCTGCAGAATGATGCCATTGTTTACTTACTCGCCAAGATTGACTTCAGCCCAAGCCAACACACAGCTTGGGTGCTTGCTGTTGACATGGAGAACGAGACTGCTGAGCAAGTGGTGGAGTTCCCGGCTGAGAGGACTTATTGTGTAGCCCAGGGCTACGACGCAAGTAGGATCTCCGCGTATCTCCAACCCACGCCAG GTACACATCAAACATCTAAACGACCA
- the LOC123450972 gene encoding uncharacterized protein LOC123450972, whose product MAPPDYGYGYPDSDSDGEDEESVEEMAPPAYGYPDGGELPPFVLIDPRAYFVDRDNATTAVCEMEGPSLTGRLKVTFCAVAPPLVSYFCVHTSHMDHTEFPVTPHILATETDGGLVLLCLATGNHHTDHWYPRNRHYFVYDALSRKLDQLPGFQHKLNGPSLAIMRKPNKSSKNTTNHNDLTLRSHHFALHPRPHGHGEAEMEADRHFALRPHGHGEAEADRHFALRPHGHGEAEAEADHFVVVARAYYFWGEKSPNLCIYDSATKTWSNKPVVMGSCTGTHLTNKTLTIGGSNGTVAWVDLWRNIVFCDVFAKRPKLSCLKLPTTPDTMWPRIEARSVRDIAVVGDTIKYVDMQPQPGTSDWMVTTWSIKKARRSWPKEWRMEGKLDSTHIKVDAARAAATLPTLSSLCVGMPTLSLQKQNNDAIVYFLAKNSFSPMERTAWVLAVDMENETAEQVVEFPAKRTYCLAKGYDASRISAYLQPAPGTQQTSKRPGVPLLKCPSKKHIKDVEDPEEDDAMVISYS is encoded by the exons ATGGCACCTCCCGATTACGGCTACGGCTACCCCGATAGCGATAGCGACGGCGAGGACGAGGAATCGGTCGAGGAGATGGCTCCTCCCGCCTATGGCTATCCCGACGGCGGCGAGCTGCCACCGTTCGTCCTCATCGACCCACGCGCCTACTTCGTCGACCGGGACAACGCCACCACTGCCGTCTGCGAGATGGAAGGCCCCAGCCTCACGGGCCGCCTCAAGGTCACCTTCTGCGCCGTCGCCCCGCCCCTCGTCTCCTATTTCTGCGTCCACACCTCCCACATGGACCACACCGAGTTCCCCGTCACGCCCCACATCCTCGCCACCGAGACCGACGGCGGCCTCGTCCTCCTATGCCTCGCCACCGGCAACCATCACACCGATCACTGGTATCCCCGAAATCGCCATTACTTCGTCTACGACGCCCTCTCCCGCAAACTTGACCAACTCCCCGGCTTCCAACACAAACTCAACGGGCCCTCGCTCGCCATCATGCGCAAACCCAACAAATCCTCCAAAAACACCACCAACCACAACGACTTAACCCTCCGATCCCACCACTTCGCCCTACACCCCCGTCCCCATGGACATGGAGAGGCGGAGATGGAGGCGGATCGCCACTTCGCCCTACGCCCCCATGGACATGGAGAGGCCGAGGCGGATCGCCACTTCGCCCTACGCCCCCATGGACATGGAGAGGCCGAGGCGGAGGCAGATCACTTCGTCGTTGTCGCACGAGCTTACTATTTCTGGGGTGAAAAATCTCCTAACCTCTGCATCTATGACTCTGCTACCAAGACCTGGAGCAACAAGCCGGTGGTCATGGGTTCATGTACAGGAACACACTTGACAAACAAGACACTCACCATCGGAGGAAGCAATGGCACCGTTGCTTGGGTGGATCTCTGGCGCAACATCGTCTTCTGCGACGTTTTCGCCAAACGCCCCAAGCTCAGCTGCCTGAAGCTGCCGACCACACCCGACACGATGTGGCCACGTATCGAGGCAAGGTCTGTTCGCGACATTGCGGTCGTCGGCGACACCATCAAGTACGTTGACATGCAGCCTCAACCGGGCACCAGTGATTGGATGGTCACAACGTGGAGCATCAAGAAGGCCCGTCGGTCCTGGCCCAAGGAATGGCGCATGGAAGGCAAGCTCGATTCCACCCATATAAAGGTTGATGCAGCTCGTGCCGCCGCTACCTTGCCAACATTGTCGTCTCTTTGCGTTGGCATGCCCACACTCAGCCTGCAGAAGCAGAACAATGATGCCATTGTTTACTTCCTCGCCAAGAATAGCTTCAGCCCAATGGAACGCACAGCTTGGGTGCTTGCTGTCGACATGGAGAACGAGACTGCCGAGCAAGTGGTGGAGTTCCCTGCTAAGAGGACTTATTGTTTAGCCAAGGGCTACGACGCAAGCAGGATCTCCGCATATCTCCAACCCGCTCCAG GTACACAGCAAACATCTAAACGACCAGGGGTGCCGCTGCTGAAATGCCCTAGCAAGAAGCATATTAAAGATGTTGAAGATCCTGAAGAAGacgacgccatggtgatttctTATTCGTGA